Within the Synergistaceae bacterium genome, the region GTGGCAGGCTCGGTGGGGCCGTTGGGCGAGCTGCTGACGCCGTTCGGACCTCTCTCCTTCGACGAGGCTTACGAGGCCTTTCGCGCGCAGATGGGGGGGCTGGTCGCGGGTGGCGTGGATCTGCTGCTGATCGAGACCATGATCGACCTCCGCGAGGCGAAGGCAGCTGTCATGGCCGCCAGGGATGTCGCGCCCGGCACGGCCTTCGTGGTCAGCTTCACCTTCGACCAGAAGGGGCGCACTGTCACCGGCACGCCGCCCGAGGTGGCGGCCCGGTGGGCGCGCCTGATGGGAGCGGCGGGAGTCGGGGCGAACTGCGGCGTGGGGCCCGAGGCGTACGTGCCGGTCGCAAAGGTCCTGAACGAACACGCCGGGATCCCTGTCTTCGTCTACGCCAACGCCGGACTGCCCAGCGACGGAGAGTACTGCCCGCCGGATTCCTTCGCCGACTGGGGGCGAAAGCTCGCCGAGGCAGGGGCAACTGTAGTCGGTGGCTGCTGCGGCTCCACACCGGAGTACATTTCAAAACTTGCAGCGGCGCTGAAGGGAGTCAGACAGCGCAGGAGCGAGCCAGTCCTGGGCACTCCCCTGGCCAGCCGGAGTAAGCTCGTCCTCGCCGGAGGAGGACACCCCTTCCGCGTCATCGGAGAGAGGATCAACGTGTCGCGCAAATCCCCGCTCAGGGACGAGGTCGAGCGAATGGTCTGGACGACTCTCAGGGAGGAGGCACGCCTGCAGGACCAGGCGGGAGCGGACATCATCGACGTGAACGTCGGCCTCCCCTCGATAGACCAGGAGACGGCCATGGCCGCTGCGGTCACCGCGGCCGGGCAGTCGACGCAGGCGCCCCTGTCGATAGACAGCGACAGCCCGTCTGTCATCGAAGCAGGCCTTGCGGCTGTCACCGGCATCCCCCTGCTCAACTCGTTCACCGCGAAGGAGGACGTGCTGCTGCCGGGATTGGCCCTGGCGGCGAGGCACGGCGCGTCCGTGATAGTCCTCCCCATCGACGAGGAGGGCCTGCCGGAGAGCATCGAGGCGCGGCGATCCGTGATACGAAAGGTTCTGAGGGCGGCTGACTCCGCCGGGTTCCCCAGGGAGGGACTGATGATAGACGGGCTGACTCTTGCGGCGGGCGCGGATCACGATGCACCTAAGGTCACGCTCGACGCCCTGTCCTACCTCTCGGACGAGGGCATTGCCTCCGTGCTGGGCGTCAGCAACATCTCGCACGGCATGCCCGCCCGCTCCCTGCTGAACAGGACCTTCACGGCCATGGCGATGGCCGCGGGGCTTGACGCCGCTATAATCAACCCGCTCGACAGGTCCATGATGGAGGCGATTTCGGCCTCGGAGCTGCTGGCGGGGCGCGACCCGGAGGGACGCAGGTTCATCGCTGCCTCCCCGTCTTTCCAGTCCCGGGCCGCCGAACGGCAGGCGAAAGAGGCCCCTGCCGCCGCGAAGGCGGAGGAGACACTGCCAGTCGAGGAGTCGATGCTGCCCCTCTCCCTCTCCATACTGAGGGGCGACGAGCAGCAGGCGCACGAGCTTGCGAAAGAGCTGCTCGACTCGGGGGAAACGCCCCTGGAGCTGGTGAATAGGGCGGTGATCCCCGCGCTCGAGGAGGTCGGCGGGCGGTACGACCGGGGCGAGTTCTTCCTTCCGCAGCTGATCTCGTCGGCCGCCTCGGCCCAGAGGGCGTGCGACCTGGCGATGGAGATCATAGAGAAGGCCGGAGGGACGGCCGAGAAGGGCAGGGTGCTTCTCGCCACTGTGGAGGGCGACCTGCACGACCTCGGCAAGAACGTGGTCGGAACGGTGCTGAAGAGCCACGGCTATCGGGTCGCCGACCTCGGCAAGGACGTCCCCGCGGCCAGGATAATCGAAGAGGCGGAGAGGGGCGGTTTCGACATAGTGGGGCTGTCGGCCCTGATGACATCGACCATGAAGGGCATGGCGGAGACGGCGCAGGAGCTGTCACGACGCCTTCCCGGCGTGTTCGTTATAGTAGGCGGCGCCTCCGTCAGCGAGGGGTACGCCCGTTCGATAGGCGCGCACGGTTACGCGCCTGACGCGGTGAGCGCGGTCCGCCTGGTGGAGTCGTTGCTCGCCGGCAGAGATGACAAGAAGCGAGGAGAATAGCCCGTATGCACATACATGAACTGTTGCGCCACAAGCATCACGCCATATCGTTCGAGATCTTTCCGCCCAAGCCGGAGTCGTCTATCGAGACGGTCTACTCGACTATCGCGGACCTGAAACCTCTCTCCCCGGAGTTCATCAGCGTCACCTACGGTGCCGGGGGGAGCAGCAGAGACCGCACCGTCGAGATAGCCTCCGCGGTGCGGAACCGCTGGGGACTGGTTTCGCTGGCCCATTTGACCTGCATGGGCTCCTCTCCCGCGGAGGTGGAGGGAGTGCTTGAGGAATTGGAGCAGGAGGGGGTCAGGAACATCCTGGCGATGCGGGGAGACCCCCGCCCCGAGGGAGGGGAAAACCACTTTCCCTACGCGGCCGACCTGATCAGGCACATAAGACGGGGGCACTTCAGCGATTTCTCCATAGGCGCGGCCTCCTACCCGGAGGGACACCCCGAGTGCCCGTCGTTCGAGAAGGATCTGGTCCACCTGAAGGAGAAGGTCGACGCGGGAGTGGACTTCCTGGTAACCCAGCTATTCTTCGACAACGAGATCTTCTTCCGCTTCATGGAGCGTGTGCGCGCCATCGGCATCGAGATCCCGGTGCTCGCCGGGGTGATGCCGGTGCTGAACTCCCGCCAGATAGGCAGGATAGTCTCCCTGTGCGGCGCGTCGATCCCACCTCGCTTCGCCCGCATAATGTCTCGCTACGAGCACAACCCGGAGGCTCTGGCCGAGGCCGGGATAGCCTACGCGACGGAGCAGATCATCGACCTGCTCTCCTGGGGCGCGGACGGGGTGCACCTGTACACTATGAACCGCCCGGAC harbors:
- a CDS encoding dihydropteroate synthase; this translates as MKREEFIRWIEKHDCVVPLDGGMGTLLADKGWSPPSLPEEMNMSAPEIVESIHSSYVKAGAAIIETNTFGGTPVKMAHRGLSDRAREINERAARLAKKAAQSVALVAGSVGPLGELLTPFGPLSFDEAYEAFRAQMGGLVAGGVDLLLIETMIDLREAKAAVMAARDVAPGTAFVVSFTFDQKGRTVTGTPPEVAARWARLMGAAGVGANCGVGPEAYVPVAKVLNEHAGIPVFVYANAGLPSDGEYCPPDSFADWGRKLAEAGATVVGGCCGSTPEYISKLAAALKGVRQRRSEPVLGTPLASRSKLVLAGGGHPFRVIGERINVSRKSPLRDEVERMVWTTLREEARLQDQAGADIIDVNVGLPSIDQETAMAAAVTAAGQSTQAPLSIDSDSPSVIEAGLAAVTGIPLLNSFTAKEDVLLPGLALAARHGASVIVLPIDEEGLPESIEARRSVIRKVLRAADSAGFPREGLMIDGLTLAAGADHDAPKVTLDALSYLSDEGIASVLGVSNISHGMPARSLLNRTFTAMAMAAGLDAAIINPLDRSMMEAISASELLAGRDPEGRRFIAASPSFQSRAAERQAKEAPAAAKAEETLPVEESMLPLSLSILRGDEQQAHELAKELLDSGETPLELVNRAVIPALEEVGGRYDRGEFFLPQLISSAASAQRACDLAMEIIEKAGGTAEKGRVLLATVEGDLHDLGKNVVGTVLKSHGYRVADLGKDVPAARIIEEAERGGFDIVGLSALMTSTMKGMAETAQELSRRLPGVFVIVGGASVSEGYARSIGAHGYAPDAVSAVRLVESLLAGRDDKKRGE
- the metF gene encoding methylenetetrahydrofolate reductase [NAD(P)H], whose translation is MHIHELLRHKHHAISFEIFPPKPESSIETVYSTIADLKPLSPEFISVTYGAGGSSRDRTVEIASAVRNRWGLVSLAHLTCMGSSPAEVEGVLEELEQEGVRNILAMRGDPRPEGGENHFPYAADLIRHIRRGHFSDFSIGAASYPEGHPECPSFEKDLVHLKEKVDAGVDFLVTQLFFDNEIFFRFMERVRAIGIEIPVLAGVMPVLNSRQIGRIVSLCGASIPPRFARIMSRYEHNPEALAEAGIAYATEQIIDLLSWGADGVHLYTMNRPDVARRIMVGLSTVRRVLNGET